In Synechococcus sp. CB0101, a genomic segment contains:
- a CDS encoding pentapeptide repeat-containing protein, translating to MAAQRSAAVLPLPRFLADALRAAFVLVLPLLLWCQSAAAITAPELRGQRSVQDLQPDMHGRNLQQQEFLKANLEGFDFSESDLRGAVFNTANLQGANLHAADLEDAVAFASRFDNADLSDAVLRNAMLMNSKFAGSVIDGADFTDAVLDLPQQKALCERAGGTNARTGVNTRDSLNCR from the coding sequence TTGGCTGCCCAACGTAGTGCTGCCGTGTTGCCGCTTCCACGCTTCCTGGCTGACGCGCTGCGGGCGGCATTTGTGCTGGTGCTCCCCCTGCTGTTGTGGTGCCAGAGCGCCGCTGCGATCACGGCGCCTGAATTGCGCGGGCAGCGCAGCGTTCAAGACCTCCAGCCCGACATGCATGGCCGGAACCTGCAGCAGCAGGAATTTCTCAAGGCCAACCTCGAAGGTTTTGATTTCAGCGAAAGCGACTTGCGCGGCGCCGTGTTCAACACCGCCAACCTGCAGGGCGCCAATTTGCATGCCGCAGACCTGGAAGACGCTGTGGCCTTCGCCAGCCGCTTTGACAACGCGGATCTCAGCGACGCGGTGCTTCGCAACGCGATGTTGATGAATAGCAAATTTGCGGGCTCGGTGATCGACGGCGCCGACTTCACTGATGCGGTGCTGGATCTGCCCCAACAAAAGGCGCTCTGCGAGCGAGCCGGCGGCACGAACGCACGCACGGGCGTGAACACTCGCGACAGCCTCAACTGCCGCTGA
- the upp gene encoding uracil phosphoribosyltransferase, with amino-acid sequence MSKTLRVVVPPHPLIGHWLTLLRDRETPQALFNTAMAELGRWLTYEAMRDWIPYQRVQVQTPLASTEGTVVDWSVPMLAIPLLRGGLSLWEGARPVVPSASVAHVGVSEGEGAALWCNTLPEAIPARAGVLVFAPQVAGGQDLIRVLELLEQRGVSGVQLRVITALTASPGLKQLGERYEDLTIYTSCIDAELDESGRILPGFGDAEQRLYGLG; translated from the coding sequence ATGAGCAAGACCCTGCGAGTGGTGGTGCCGCCCCATCCCCTAATCGGCCACTGGCTCACCCTGCTGCGCGATCGCGAAACCCCGCAGGCGCTGTTCAACACCGCCATGGCGGAACTGGGGCGTTGGCTCACCTACGAGGCGATGCGCGATTGGATTCCCTATCAACGGGTGCAGGTGCAAACGCCGCTGGCGAGCACTGAGGGCACGGTGGTGGATTGGTCGGTGCCGATGTTGGCCATCCCTCTGCTTCGCGGCGGACTGTCGCTCTGGGAGGGAGCACGGCCGGTGGTGCCCAGTGCATCCGTGGCCCATGTGGGCGTGAGCGAGGGCGAGGGAGCCGCACTGTGGTGCAACACCCTGCCTGAGGCGATCCCAGCGCGAGCCGGGGTTCTGGTGTTTGCCCCGCAAGTGGCCGGTGGCCAGGATTTAATACGCGTGCTCGAGCTCCTGGAGCAGCGAGGCGTGAGCGGCGTGCAACTGAGAGTGATCACAGCTCTCACCGCTAGCCCTGGCCTCAAGCAACTGGGCGAGCGCTACGAAGACCTCACCATCTACACCTCCTGCATCGACGCGGAACTCGATGAAAGCGGCCGGATCCTGCCGGGCTTCGGTGACGCGGAACAACGCCTCTATGGCCTGGGCTAG
- the ilvD gene encoding dihydroxy-acid dehydratase, whose protein sequence is MLRSAAITQGIQRSPNRAMLRAVGFGDGDFSKPIIGIANGYSTITPCNLGLNDLARRAEEAAHAAGAMPQMFGTITVSDGISMGTEGMKYSLVSREVIADSIETAVNGQSMDALLAIGGCDKNMPGAMLAMARMNIPSIFVYGGTIKPGKLGACDLTVVSAFEAVGQYSGGKIDEQELTAIEKNACPGAGSCGGMFTANTMSAAFETMGLSLPYSSTMAAEDPEKADSAARSAEVLSEAIKANILPRDLMTREAFENAISVIMAVGGSTNSVLHLLAVARTAGVDLSIDDFETIRQRVPVICDLKPSGRYVTVDLHQAGGIPQVMKLLLDAGLLHGNCQTIEGKTLKQVLADVPSVPPAGQDVIRPLSNPLYAKGHLAILKGNLAEEGAVAKISGVKNPVITGPARVFESEETCLAAILDKQINPGDVVVVRQEGPVGGPGMREMLSPTAAIVGQGLLDSVALITDGRFSGGSFGLVVGHVAPEAAVGGMIGLVEEGDSITVDANQLLIQLNVEEAELAKRRAAWTRPEPRYRTGVLGKYARLVSSSSKGAVTDQAELSANHD, encoded by the coding sequence ATGCTTCGCTCCGCCGCGATCACCCAGGGCATTCAGCGCTCCCCCAACCGCGCCATGCTTCGGGCGGTTGGTTTCGGTGACGGCGACTTCAGCAAGCCGATCATCGGCATCGCCAACGGCTACAGCACGATCACGCCGTGCAACCTGGGCCTGAACGACCTGGCCCGCCGCGCCGAGGAGGCCGCCCATGCGGCCGGCGCGATGCCCCAGATGTTCGGCACGATCACGGTGAGTGATGGCATCTCGATGGGCACCGAGGGGATGAAGTACTCCCTGGTGAGCCGTGAGGTGATCGCCGATTCGATCGAAACCGCCGTCAACGGCCAGAGCATGGATGCTCTGCTGGCCATCGGCGGCTGCGACAAGAACATGCCCGGCGCCATGCTCGCCATGGCCCGCATGAACATCCCCTCGATCTTTGTGTACGGGGGCACGATCAAGCCGGGCAAGCTCGGCGCCTGCGATCTCACGGTGGTGAGCGCCTTTGAGGCGGTGGGTCAGTACAGCGGCGGCAAGATCGACGAGCAGGAGCTCACCGCGATCGAAAAGAACGCCTGCCCCGGCGCCGGCAGCTGCGGCGGCATGTTCACCGCCAACACGATGAGTGCTGCCTTCGAAACGATGGGCCTGAGCCTGCCCTACAGCTCCACGATGGCGGCCGAAGATCCCGAAAAAGCCGATAGCGCCGCCCGCAGCGCGGAGGTGCTGTCTGAGGCGATCAAGGCCAACATCCTTCCCCGCGACCTGATGACCCGCGAGGCCTTTGAAAACGCCATCAGCGTGATCATGGCCGTGGGGGGCTCCACCAACTCGGTGCTGCACCTGCTCGCCGTGGCCCGCACCGCCGGCGTTGACCTCTCGATCGATGACTTCGAGACCATTCGCCAGCGGGTGCCTGTGATCTGCGATCTCAAGCCCAGCGGCCGCTACGTGACCGTGGACCTGCATCAGGCCGGTGGCATCCCCCAGGTGATGAAGCTCCTGCTGGATGCCGGCCTGCTCCACGGCAACTGCCAAACGATCGAAGGCAAAACCCTCAAGCAGGTGCTCGCCGATGTGCCCTCAGTGCCCCCCGCTGGGCAAGACGTGATTCGCCCTCTGAGCAATCCGCTTTATGCCAAGGGCCACCTGGCCATCCTCAAGGGCAACCTCGCTGAAGAAGGCGCCGTGGCCAAGATCAGCGGTGTGAAGAACCCGGTGATCACCGGCCCCGCGCGCGTGTTTGAAAGCGAGGAAACCTGCCTCGCCGCCATTCTCGACAAGCAGATCAACCCTGGCGACGTGGTGGTGGTGCGCCAAGAAGGCCCCGTTGGCGGCCCCGGCATGCGTGAAATGCTCAGCCCCACCGCCGCGATCGTGGGCCAGGGCCTTCTGGATTCCGTGGCGCTGATCACCGATGGCCGCTTCTCCGGAGGCTCCTTCGGTCTGGTGGTGGGTCATGTGGCACCGGAAGCCGCCGTGGGCGGCATGATCGGCCTGGTGGAAGAGGGCGACAGCATCACGGTGGATGCCAACCAACTGCTGATCCAGCTCAACGTGGAGGAGGCCGAGTTGGCCAAGCGCCGCGCCGCCTGGACCAGGCCCGAACCCCGCTACCGCACCGGTGTGCTCGGCAAATACGCCCGTTTGGTGAGCTCCAGCAGCAAGGGCGCCGTCACCGATCAGGCTGAACTCAGCGCCAACCATGATTAA
- a CDS encoding transporter substrate-binding domain-containing protein — translation MGVPVGLAPCSFRESGSWSGWTYDFWIKASADLDIDQKIKPIPSLREGIRQLANQEIDVLATCLTVTPERTDRIDFSAPMNERGLRLLQRRKTAGPLSFLAWLARNQAFLISLSALIGLALTAATLQPILERKRWNSREFLQHTGMVLIGTGLNLLGQKPKTVVMWTAIGLMRTIVITLFTASLTKSLINDQESTRVTLPSLKETTFATSDRIGVFDESAAISLLTATSDALEEPFGNLRRFSSEEDLVNALANREIDYGLIDEDHAKEIERKPIYRSRVTFDDGEASFKLPQSLGLSKGLPDQLRDKINRSIISERITLEVQKAIGSQQP, via the coding sequence GTGGGCGTGCCTGTGGGACTGGCACCTTGCTCGTTTCGTGAAAGCGGGAGCTGGTCCGGCTGGACCTATGACTTCTGGATCAAGGCGTCCGCCGACCTCGATATCGATCAAAAGATCAAGCCAATCCCATCGTTGCGGGAGGGCATACGCCAACTGGCAAATCAAGAGATTGATGTATTGGCCACCTGCCTAACGGTGACGCCAGAGCGAACAGATCGGATTGACTTCTCAGCACCGATGAATGAGCGCGGGCTCAGGCTGCTGCAACGGAGAAAAACAGCAGGACCACTGAGCTTTTTAGCTTGGTTAGCGCGCAATCAGGCCTTTCTGATCTCGTTGTCGGCACTGATAGGACTCGCACTGACAGCAGCCACGCTACAGCCGATACTGGAACGTAAGCGCTGGAATTCGAGAGAATTTCTCCAGCACACAGGCATGGTGCTGATCGGCACGGGCTTGAACCTCTTAGGCCAGAAGCCCAAAACAGTTGTGATGTGGACGGCCATTGGCCTAATGCGCACAATTGTGATCACGCTGTTCACCGCGAGTCTGACCAAAAGTCTGATCAACGATCAAGAATCAACTCGCGTAACCCTTCCATCCTTAAAAGAAACGACGTTCGCAACAAGCGACCGAATCGGAGTATTTGACGAAAGTGCGGCAATTAGCCTGCTCACCGCAACCAGCGACGCACTGGAAGAGCCATTCGGAAATCTCCGCAGATTCTCCAGCGAGGAAGATCTCGTCAATGCCCTTGCAAACAGAGAGATCGATTATGGATTAATCGATGAAGACCACGCAAAAGAGATAGAAAGAAAACCCATATACAGAAGCAGGGTAACGTTTGATGACGGTGAAGCAAGTTTCAAGCTTCCACAAAGCCTGGGACTCAGCAAGGGGTTACCAGATCAGCTCCGAGACAAGATCAACCGAAGCATTATCAGCGAACGGATAACCCTGGAAGTCCAAAAGGCAATTGGCAGTCAACAGCCGTAA
- a CDS encoding CIA30 family protein, protein MLVPQPIASGDGFAGWQALNDTIMGGRSQGAVQTTSEGLLLQAFVEPEGGGFVSCRSPVFDPPLDLSAYGALELAVDGDGRRYKLAIACRDGLAGLTELIPGGLRWVAEFSTRPNGTSVVVIPFNRLTPSVRATPVGLPVRFDAAGVTRLQILHSKFGDMGGRNPGFRPGELQLLIRSIRAVV, encoded by the coding sequence ATGCTTGTTCCCCAGCCGATCGCCAGTGGTGATGGCTTTGCCGGCTGGCAGGCCCTGAACGACACGATCATGGGTGGCCGCAGCCAGGGGGCTGTGCAGACCACCAGCGAGGGGCTGTTGCTTCAGGCCTTTGTGGAGCCCGAAGGTGGTGGGTTCGTGAGCTGCCGTTCACCGGTGTTTGATCCGCCTCTGGATCTCTCCGCTTATGGAGCCCTCGAGCTCGCGGTTGATGGTGACGGCCGCCGCTACAAGCTCGCCATCGCTTGCCGCGATGGGTTGGCCGGTCTCACCGAGCTGATCCCTGGAGGCCTTCGCTGGGTCGCCGAATTTTCCACGCGTCCCAACGGCACTTCCGTTGTGGTGATTCCGTTCAATCGGCTCACCCCCAGCGTGCGTGCCACCCCGGTGGGTTTACCGGTGCGGTTTGATGCCGCAGGCGTCACGCGGCTGCAGATTCTCCATTCCAAATTCGGCGACATGGGCGGCCGTAACCCTGGATTCCGGCCTGGCGAGCTGCAGTTGTTGATCCGTTCCATCCGGGCTGTGGTGTGA
- the pgl gene encoding 6-phosphogluconolactonase: MTASATYKLEVAADATQLARVCAERIAALLDLALDERDRAHVALSGGTTPAAAYRLLNQEHLPWNRVDVVLGDERWVSATDPASNARMLRETLLAEGGPGAQARFHPVPTELPTPEASVDAFERYVRDLCPGDPPVFDVMLLGLGDDGHTASLFPGTPATQERTRLVTIGAGKGMERISLTAPVLSAARQVMFLVSGAGKGEALRRLLDPAEQAERTPAKLVQPQAPVLVLADAEAAQALSA, encoded by the coding sequence ATGACGGCCTCAGCGACCTACAAGCTGGAGGTGGCTGCGGATGCCACCCAGCTGGCACGTGTCTGCGCCGAGCGGATCGCCGCGTTACTCGACCTCGCCCTGGATGAGCGCGACCGCGCCCATGTGGCGCTCTCCGGCGGAACCACGCCGGCGGCTGCTTACCGCTTACTGAACCAGGAACATCTGCCCTGGAACCGGGTGGATGTGGTGCTCGGCGATGAACGCTGGGTGAGTGCCACAGATCCCGCGAGCAACGCCCGCATGTTGCGGGAAACGCTGCTCGCTGAGGGCGGCCCCGGTGCCCAGGCCCGCTTTCATCCTGTGCCCACGGAGCTCCCCACACCAGAGGCTTCGGTGGATGCCTTCGAGCGATACGTCCGCGATCTCTGCCCGGGAGATCCGCCTGTGTTTGATGTGATGCTGCTGGGCCTCGGCGACGATGGCCATACGGCTTCACTCTTCCCCGGCACCCCCGCCACCCAAGAGCGCACCCGTCTGGTGACGATCGGAGCTGGCAAAGGGATGGAGCGCATCAGCCTGACGGCACCGGTGCTCAGTGCGGCGCGTCAGGTGATGTTTCTGGTGAGCGGTGCTGGCAAGGGCGAGGCCCTGCGGCGCCTGCTTGATCCTGCGGAACAAGCGGAGCGCACACCCGCCAAGCTGGTGCAACCGCAGGCTCCCGTGTTGGTGCTCGCGGACGCCGAAGCGGCCCAAGCCCTGTCTGCCTGA
- the gndA gene encoding NADP-dependent phosphogluconate dehydrogenase: MDKAHFGLIGLGVMGENLVLNAERNGFSSVVYNRTYAKTEEFLKGRGAGKQIIGATSLEDFVAKLQRPRRILMMIKAGDPIDAMIEQISPLLEEGDLLIDGGNSLYTDTERRVATLESKSFGYIGMGVSGGAKGALEGPSMMPGGTKAAYDAIESLVRKMAAQVDDGPCVTYIGPGGAGHFVKTVHNGIEYGIEQILAEAYDLMKRSAGMNGDAMADVLKQWNATEELSSFLVEITEICLRTKDPADGADLVEKIVDAAGQKGTGLWTVESALQMGVPVPTIYAALNARVLSSMRSERMAADGLIQAPASRAINLGTPADAMAPLMDACVLACIASYAQGMALLQEASKLHNYNLDMSAIGQIWKGGCIIRARLLQRIQNAYTAKADLANLMVDPWFADQIQRRIAGLRQVVAGAAAAGIPVPCLSSSLDYIDSYFTGRLPQNLVQAMRDCFGSHTYERVDQPGTFHTEWM; encoded by the coding sequence ATGGACAAGGCCCATTTCGGCCTGATTGGCCTTGGCGTGATGGGAGAGAACCTTGTGCTCAACGCTGAGCGCAACGGCTTCTCAAGCGTCGTCTACAACCGCACCTACGCCAAGACCGAGGAGTTCCTCAAGGGGCGCGGAGCTGGAAAACAGATCATCGGCGCCACGTCGCTCGAAGATTTCGTCGCCAAGCTGCAGCGTCCGCGCCGCATCTTGATGATGATCAAGGCCGGCGACCCGATCGACGCCATGATCGAGCAGATCTCTCCTCTGCTCGAGGAGGGTGATCTGCTGATTGACGGAGGTAACTCCCTCTACACCGACACCGAGCGCCGTGTGGCCACGCTGGAGAGCAAGAGCTTCGGCTACATCGGCATGGGTGTCTCCGGCGGCGCCAAGGGTGCCTTAGAGGGGCCGAGCATGATGCCGGGCGGCACCAAAGCCGCCTACGACGCGATCGAAAGCCTGGTGCGCAAGATGGCGGCCCAGGTCGACGACGGCCCCTGCGTCACCTACATCGGTCCTGGTGGTGCCGGCCACTTTGTTAAGACCGTGCACAACGGCATCGAATACGGGATCGAACAGATCCTCGCCGAGGCCTACGACCTGATGAAGCGCAGCGCCGGCATGAACGGCGACGCCATGGCCGACGTGCTCAAGCAATGGAACGCCACCGAGGAGTTGTCGTCATTCCTGGTGGAGATCACCGAGATCTGCCTGCGCACCAAGGATCCAGCCGATGGTGCTGATCTGGTGGAGAAGATCGTCGATGCGGCGGGCCAGAAAGGCACGGGCCTTTGGACCGTGGAGAGCGCCCTGCAGATGGGTGTGCCCGTTCCCACGATCTATGCCGCCCTCAATGCCCGCGTTCTCAGCTCGATGCGCAGCGAGCGCATGGCCGCTGATGGCCTGATTCAGGCACCGGCCTCTCGTGCCATCAACCTCGGCACTCCAGCCGATGCGATGGCACCGCTGATGGATGCCTGTGTGCTCGCCTGCATCGCCAGCTACGCCCAGGGCATGGCGCTGCTGCAGGAAGCCTCCAAGCTGCACAACTACAACCTCGACATGTCGGCCATCGGCCAGATCTGGAAAGGTGGCTGCATCATTCGCGCCCGGCTGTTGCAGCGCATCCAGAACGCCTACACCGCCAAGGCTGATCTCGCCAATTTGATGGTGGATCCCTGGTTCGCGGATCAAATCCAACGCCGCATCGCCGGCCTGCGCCAGGTGGTGGCTGGGGCTGCCGCTGCAGGAATCCCTGTTCCCTGCTTGAGCAGCTCGCTCGATTACATCGACAGCTACTTCACCGGTCGCCTGCCCCAGAACCTGGTTCAGGCGATGCGCGATTGCTTCGGCTCCCACACCTACGAGCGCGTCGATCAGCCCGGCACCTTCCACACCGAGTGGATGTGA
- a CDS encoding glucose-1-phosphate adenylyltransferase, giving the protein MKRVLAIILGGGAGTRLYPLTKMRAKPAVPLAGKYRLIDIPISNCINSGINKMYVLTQFNSASLNRHLTQSYNLSSGFGQGFVEVLAAQQTPESPSWFEGTADAVRKYQWLFQEWDVDHYLILSGDQLYRMDYSTFVDHHIATGADVSIGALPVDAAQAEGFGLMHTNEHGRIREFREKPKGEALKEMWVDTSKLGLSADEALKRPYLASMGIYVFSRETLFDLLAKNPTATDFGKEIIPEALSRGDNLQSFLFDDYWEDIGTIGAFYEANLALTDQPNPAFSFYDEQFPIYTRPRYLPPSKMLDAQVTQSIIGEGSMLKACSIHHCVLGVRTRVEDEAVLQDTLVMGSDFFESSEERAVLRERGGIPLGVGRGTTVKRAILDKNVRIGRDVTIVNKDRVEEADRPELGFYIRNGIVVVVKNATIADGTVI; this is encoded by the coding sequence ATGAAGCGCGTTCTGGCGATCATTCTCGGCGGCGGAGCTGGCACGCGCCTCTATCCGCTCACCAAGATGCGCGCCAAGCCCGCCGTGCCGTTGGCGGGTAAATATCGCCTGATTGATATTCCGATCAGTAATTGCATCAACTCCGGCATCAACAAGATGTACGTGTTGACGCAGTTCAACAGCGCTTCGCTGAATCGTCACCTCACCCAGAGCTACAACCTCTCCTCCGGCTTTGGCCAGGGCTTCGTGGAGGTCCTTGCTGCTCAGCAGACCCCGGAGAGCCCCAGCTGGTTTGAGGGCACCGCCGATGCGGTTCGCAAATACCAGTGGCTGTTCCAGGAGTGGGACGTTGACCACTACTTGATCCTCTCCGGCGACCAGCTCTACCGGATGGACTACAGCACCTTCGTTGATCACCACATCGCCACAGGCGCTGACGTGAGCATTGGTGCATTGCCGGTGGACGCCGCCCAGGCCGAAGGCTTCGGGTTGATGCACACCAATGAGCACGGCCGCATCCGGGAATTCCGCGAAAAGCCCAAAGGTGAAGCGCTCAAGGAGATGTGGGTGGATACCTCCAAGCTCGGCCTCTCGGCTGATGAAGCGCTGAAGCGGCCTTACCTCGCCTCGATGGGCATCTATGTGTTCAGCCGCGAGACGCTGTTCGATCTCCTCGCGAAGAACCCCACCGCAACGGACTTCGGCAAGGAGATCATTCCTGAGGCCCTCAGCCGCGGCGACAACCTGCAGAGCTTCCTTTTCGATGACTACTGGGAGGACATCGGCACCATCGGTGCGTTCTACGAAGCCAACCTGGCGCTGACCGATCAGCCCAACCCGGCGTTCTCCTTCTACGACGAGCAGTTCCCGATCTACACCCGCCCTCGCTACTTGCCCCCGAGCAAGATGCTCGACGCGCAGGTGACCCAGTCGATCATCGGCGAGGGCTCGATGCTCAAGGCCTGCAGCATTCACCACTGCGTGCTCGGCGTGCGGACCCGGGTGGAAGACGAAGCCGTGCTTCAGGACACCCTGGTGATGGGCAGCGATTTCTTTGAATCCAGCGAAGAGCGAGCCGTGTTGCGTGAGCGCGGTGGAATCCCTCTGGGTGTGGGCCGGGGCACCACGGTGAAGCGCGCGATCCTCGACAAGAACGTGCGCATCGGCCGCGATGTGACGATCGTGAACAAGGACCGGGTGGAAGAAGCCGATCGCCCCGAGCTCGGCTTCTACATCCGCAACGGCATCGTGGTGGTGGTAAAGAACGCCACCATCGCCGACGGCACGGTGATCTAG
- a CDS encoding glutamyl-tRNA reductase, whose product MHIAVVGLSHRTAPVEIRERLSIAEQAIEDSLQRLRSSDDVLEASILSTCNRLEIYTLLRHPEQGVSAVGSFLSDHSGLELDELTPHLFTYHHEEAVAHLMRVAAGLDSLVLGEGQILSQVKKMYRLGQEHRSIGPILNRLLNQAVSTGKRVRSETNLGTGAVSISSAAVELAQLKVGQARGVDDLVPLDQEQIAVVGAGRMARLLLQHLQAKGAKGVVLLNRTVQRAEAMAADFPGLPVQCRPLADLDHCLSTCSLVFTSTGADEPIITVERLEKLNRRSSLMLVDIGVPRNIAAGVGDLGGVDSYDVDDLQEVVARNQEARREIAAEAEGMLRQEGRDFLDWWDGLEAVPVANRLRTQLELIREQELQKALSRMGPDLSARERKVVEALTKGIINKILHTPVTNLRAPQPRPQRHQAMKVLQDLFELHDSQD is encoded by the coding sequence ATGCACATCGCCGTCGTCGGCCTCAGTCACCGCACGGCCCCGGTGGAGATCCGGGAACGGCTCAGCATTGCCGAGCAGGCGATCGAGGATTCGCTGCAGCGTCTGCGCTCCAGCGACGACGTTCTAGAGGCCTCGATCCTCAGCACCTGCAACCGACTGGAGATCTACACGCTGCTGCGCCATCCCGAACAGGGCGTTTCGGCGGTTGGCAGCTTCTTAAGCGATCACTCGGGGCTAGAGCTCGATGAGCTCACCCCGCACCTGTTCACCTATCACCACGAAGAAGCCGTCGCCCACCTGATGCGGGTGGCCGCTGGACTGGACTCTCTGGTGCTGGGTGAGGGGCAGATCCTCTCCCAGGTGAAGAAGATGTATCGCCTGGGCCAGGAGCATCGCTCCATTGGGCCGATCCTCAATCGCCTGCTCAACCAGGCGGTGAGCACCGGCAAGCGGGTGCGCAGCGAAACCAACCTCGGTACCGGTGCTGTCTCGATCAGTTCGGCTGCTGTGGAACTGGCTCAGCTCAAGGTGGGCCAAGCCCGCGGCGTTGATGATCTGGTGCCCCTGGATCAAGAGCAGATCGCCGTGGTGGGTGCCGGCCGCATGGCACGGCTTCTGCTTCAGCACCTGCAGGCCAAGGGCGCCAAGGGCGTGGTGCTGCTGAATCGCACCGTTCAGCGCGCTGAAGCGATGGCCGCCGATTTCCCGGGGCTACCAGTGCAGTGCCGTCCCCTCGCTGATCTCGATCACTGCCTGAGCACTTGCTCGCTGGTGTTCACCAGCACCGGGGCCGATGAGCCGATCATCACCGTGGAGCGCCTCGAGAAGCTCAATCGCCGCTCTTCTCTGATGTTGGTGGACATTGGCGTTCCCCGCAACATCGCTGCTGGCGTTGGCGATCTGGGCGGCGTCGACTCCTATGACGTTGACGACCTGCAGGAAGTGGTGGCCCGCAACCAGGAAGCGCGCCGCGAGATTGCTGCAGAAGCCGAAGGGATGCTGCGCCAGGAGGGGCGCGATTTTCTCGATTGGTGGGATGGCCTGGAGGCCGTGCCGGTGGCCAACCGCCTGCGCACCCAGCTTGAGCTGATCCGTGAGCAGGAACTGCAGAAGGCCCTCAGCCGGATGGGTCCCGACCTGTCGGCCCGCGAGCGCAAGGTGGTGGAAGCGCTCACCAAGGGCATCATCAACAAGATCCTGCACACCCCGGTGACCAACCTGCGGGCACCCCAACCTCGTCCGCAGCGTCACCAGGCCATGAAGGTGCTCCAAGACCTGTTTGAGCTGCACGATAGCCAGGATTGA
- the glpX gene encoding class II fructose-bisphosphatase translates to MDRTLIQEILEVVEQAGIASAKLTGMGLKNEADAAAVEAMRERMYKIQMQGRIVIGEGERDEAPMLYIGEEVGSGTGPGVDFAVDPCEGTNLCANSQRGSMAVLAASDRGGLFNAPDFYMKKLAAPPAAKGKVDIRKSATENIEILSQCLGIPKDELVIVVMDRARHKDLIKEIRATGARVQPISDGDVQAAIACGFAGTGTHCLMGIGAAPEGVISAAALRALGGHFQGQLVYDPAVAQTSEWEGLTKEGNLARLAEMGISDPDRIYEADELACGENVVFAATGITDGLLFDGVKFEKDCTRTSSLVISTLDNTARFTTTVHIKDGAQSIALR, encoded by the coding sequence GTGGATCGCACCCTGATTCAAGAAATTCTCGAGGTTGTTGAGCAGGCAGGCATCGCTTCCGCCAAGCTCACCGGCATGGGCCTCAAGAACGAGGCTGACGCCGCCGCGGTGGAAGCCATGCGCGAGCGGATGTACAAGATCCAGATGCAGGGCCGCATCGTGATCGGTGAGGGCGAGCGCGATGAAGCGCCGATGCTCTACATCGGTGAAGAAGTGGGCAGCGGCACCGGCCCCGGCGTTGATTTCGCCGTGGATCCCTGCGAAGGCACCAACCTCTGCGCCAACAGCCAGCGCGGTTCGATGGCTGTGCTTGCGGCGTCCGACCGCGGCGGTCTGTTCAATGCGCCCGACTTCTACATGAAGAAGCTGGCCGCTCCCCCGGCTGCGAAGGGCAAGGTGGACATCCGCAAGTCGGCCACCGAGAACATCGAGATCCTCAGCCAGTGCCTCGGCATCCCCAAGGATGAGCTGGTGATCGTGGTGATGGACCGCGCCCGCCACAAGGATCTGATCAAGGAGATCCGCGCCACCGGCGCCCGCGTGCAGCCCATCTCTGATGGCGACGTGCAGGCCGCCATCGCCTGTGGTTTCGCAGGGACCGGCACCCACTGCCTGATGGGCATCGGCGCTGCTCCTGAAGGCGTGATCTCCGCCGCTGCCCTCCGCGCTCTGGGCGGTCACTTCCAGGGCCAGCTGGTGTATGACCCCGCCGTGGCTCAGACCTCCGAGTGGGAAGGTCTCACCAAGGAAGGCAACCTCGCCCGTCTGGCTGAGATGGGCATCAGCGATCCCGACCGCATCTATGAGGCCGACGAGCTGGCTTGCGGCGAAAACGTGGTGTTCGCGGCCACCGGCATTACCGACGGTCTGCTGTTTGACGGTGTGAAGTTCGAGAAGGACTGCACCCGCACCAGCTCCCTGGTGATCAGCACCCTGGACAACACCGCTCGTTTCACCACCACCGTGCACATCAAGGACGGCGCCCAGAGCATCGCTCTGCGCTGA